Part of the Centroberyx gerrardi isolate f3 chromosome 11, fCenGer3.hap1.cur.20231027, whole genome shotgun sequence genome is shown below.
TACTAGATGATTAGAagcaagggcgtagaattgggtagggacggtagggacgtgtccctaccaatatcaagcgactctgaaatgtccctagcaattattttgattgacaataaacgttgttttgtccgtcagtgtctagtcaatgttaacagatcgcgttctctactacgagtcccgctgcattggtgtagtgcattgcaggtgcattggtgtcccgcgtcggcatagcaacggacgctgtaacgaaactttagtataacagctgttttagaatgttattgcgtcacccggataaaaattggcgtgacaccgcctccctaacccccccaaaaaatcgctgattggctttgccatttcttgctaacgtatgaaatgcgtatattattattattattatattagtaacagttgtgtttagccattaaagttagtttatttaagtaccgtgtcgcgtgcgtctgtgacaagtgacgaccgtaagtagcctacatgtcacaagtgagattgaacaatgctgctgtgtgccacactggacaacactgatgtaaaacaaatatgccaacagttcatctctgttaatgacaggcgtaggcatgtgtttggctccttcaaataggagcaaggcagtggacactcagctgtttgtatgtagggtttggatatagtttacaatatcttattattattattattattattttaaatgtaaatacagatcgttggtttgaataggcaacagtactacagtacctgccttaaaacaaaatgtgctcttcaaagtcccattcagctggcaaatttgagtaaaggattcattaatgtgctacacccctgtgtctgtgtgtctgttaatgagtgtattggctaccataactatctagatcagtggttctcaacgtggggtccggggaccaccagcggtccttgagggggttccagggggtccccagcaaattgatgaattgttaaacttcagcatcatttaatttacaaatagttaacacaattacagaatgtagaagaatgactgttttgatcttagtttcactgttatctctctacctacaatacagacagtcatgggattctggatcaaaatcatatctaacaataaaagtattctcagatttgggtccgagagacaaaatctcatcaaatgggggtccatggctctaatgtggactaaactaggggtcctcgatatgaaaaaggttgagaatcactgatctagatgacatgaaatggcggtcagaagtctatcataaatgtaaaatgcctcagcttccagtgggggttacatcccctccggacctcccccatttgtgtccctaccaatgtcaaaatcaaacctacgcccttgatTAGAAGAGATGTTAATCTTTGTACAGTGCAGTAGCTCATACTGGTCCCataaaatgaattcttcatcaTAAATCATTGTGGTATAGTTTTGTTGGATTTGTATTCATCAGTGATGGTGTACACAACATGGTCTAATTCTGTCAGTAAAAAATGCAACAATTCATTAAATAAAGTTAACTTTACTTGTGTATTGTGCCCCCTCCTGCCATTGTTAAAAGCCTGTTAAAATGCTAAATGTCTTAAATAAGTGGAGGGAGTTATAAATACTTGCTAACTTAAAGAAATAATGTGTTGAATGATGTTTTCCCCCCTTAAAATCAAATAAAGGATGTGTATTGTTATGAATCATGGGTGGTAATTAAATGCAATACATTTACAGTAAGTACacaaataatttattgtaatttGGAATTTTCACTGAATTAACTCAGTAACACATTAAGGCACTTTGAAACTGTCTTGTAAAGGAACTGTAGGTTATCAATTTAATTTTTagttattaatttaatttaattattaatttaattatttaatacaacaacaacaacaacagaaccgTGGTTGGACTTATTTACAGTTCTGTAATTTATTATGGGTTCATAATGTGAAAAGGTGAGTTTGTTCACCTGTTTAAGGTGCAATGGTTCATTAAAAATTGTTTAATGAAACCCAGAACCTGACTCTGATCTGTTTATTAACTACAATGtattaacaattttaaatgacTATATAGCATGAAACTTGCTGTCAGTCCTAACCTCACTGACCAGCACTGAGACACTCAGCTGGTTACATCTCTGCAGTGAAATGGGATCAGTGTTACTCCTTACTCAACGTACCAGACTCTCCAGGTCACACTGGACAGGCTGTGTAATTGACTCAttgttcaaattcaaatttcttagCATCTTATCACTTAttgtaatacatttaaaatactttaaatgtATATACAACATGTGTCTGATAACACCTAAACAATGTGATGACATATGTGATACAAGGAATTCTGAAAGCAGGCCAACAACCTCATTATGACTGTACTGAAAATTGAAGACCTAGATATGGTTTTCATATTGTGAATGTAGCCATGTTTTATGTGCTGTGTTCAGAGGACTCACCTCAAACTGAAACATTAGAATGTAAATTGATAACCTACAGTTCCTTTACAAGACAGTTTCAAAATGCCTTAATGTGTTACTGAGTTAATTCAGTGAAAATTCCaaattacaataaattatttgtGTACTTACTGTAAATGTATTGCATTTAATTACCACCCATGATTCATAACAATACACATCCTTTATTTgattttaagggggaaaaacatCATTCAACACATTATTTCTTTAAGTTAGCAGGTATTTATAACTCCCTCCACTTATTTAAGACATTTAGCATTTTAACAGGTTTTTAACAATGGCAGGAGGGGGCACAATACACAAGTAAAGTTAACTTTATTTAATGAATTGTTGCATTTTTTACTGACAGAATTAGACCATGTTGTGTACACCATCACTGATGAATACAAATCCAACAAAACTATACCACAATGATTTATGATGAAGAATTAATTTTATGGGACCAGTATGAGCTGTAGCCTACATGTGCACTGTACAAAGATTAACCATCTCTTCTAATCATCTAGTAAATTAAAAGACAGTGCTTAAATCCAAAACTAAATCACTAACATTACAGCATAATCGATAAAGTCATGCATACAACAAGACCACAAACACGTAAAAGTTTGCAGCGGCTCAGTGCGTCTCGgtgcgtttactttgaaaatccCCGGGGCGGGTTCCGCCGCCTCTGCTTCCTTTTACATAGTTTCATCCCGTTTCATCCCCAAagtgtgtaaaagaaaaatgagcGAAGCGTTAACAATTACGAATTATGTTCATTATTtaggctatttgtttatttaggCTACTTAGTTTAGCTCTCCTTAAATTGACCGCTGCAGCCAACACGCTTCAAAACGCgcaacttttactttgaaggcgAGCTGTCTCCGGCTCTCGACTTCCTTGTTCAATTTTCATTGTACAAGTTGGAAAATGGAGCAAGCTGACGCTTGGCGCGCTGAATTGCATTGCAGGTCTTAGGACAATGAATTTAGGAAATACCCCGAAAAATGGGATTTTTCATTATACAATGTGAACAACTGCAAATTAATTATACTTCATGCACGGACCCGGTTTGCTATTGGAGAGGAGTTTGAGGCatctgggaggagagaggagaggagacagaggccacatccacacggcgttttaaaacgaaaacgatctCTGTCCACactaacacgcctgaaaacgcatatcacatgaccattcacgtacactgggcatgcgcgtgccggtgtaaacaggaagcagattgtctacttgcggttggttgcttagttgcagaaaatactacggaggaagaacagcaatggcgaaaagtacgaccagagatttctttgcttggaccgacgacgaggcggaactgttactgaaagtaacacaTGAGTATAAGGCGGTCAAGGCGGCGGAAAACATAGATTGGGAGTCGTCGCAAAGCAAATACGGCGACATATTTGAGCGGTACCGGGAGCATTATCCATCGCCGGAGGAAGCCATGGCAATGGGAAAGGAGTACCCACACAAGAAGCATGAAATCACAAAAGGTATGTAGGCCTAGCTATACTGTTTTGGCTTGattttttacacacaaaaaaagcatCTGCGACGCTGGCTAACAGCCCAATAGTTTAAAACGGGATCGTGTTTTTAACCTTCCTaaggttttgttttgtgttcacAGGTCAATTGACTACCAAACTCAAGGCCATACGGATCAAATACAGGCAAGCAGTCGATTCGGGTAGAAAAAGTGGTCATGGGCGAGTAGTCTTGCTCTATTTTGAGCTCTGTGAGTCCATTTGGGGAGGATCTCCTGCTACTCATGCGATATCCGAGGGTATCGAGACCGGCGACGTGGCGGTGGAGGCCGTGGAATCGATCGCCAGCTTGCCTGACACTGGGTCGTCGTCCGTGCCGGGTGGGGACGGAGTTGCAGAGGATGCCGTGTCTGCAGAGATGGTGGCGAATCGACGCCAGAGACTCGACGCTACCCTGAGTGGCTACAGGAGAGAGAAACTCAAGAGAAAACTCTCCACGCATTCCGTTGCACAGGAGGATCTGGACATTAAGAGGCGGCTCCTTCAACGATTAGAGGCAACCGACGACGAGTTCGTGCAGACAATGGGCCGGTGGTCATCTACGATGGACCGTCTGACCTCTAATATCGAGCTGCTGGTGCAGCATATTGTGGGTTCAGGTACCACTCATTATATGACTCCACGCTCACCGCACGCCACTCACCAGAGCACCTATTCATACGGGCACACGCCCACAAGAAGGCCCCTCCAGGAGTACAATTCGCCTGCACATGGCGAGCACAGCAGTCCACCTGCACTGAACAGTGATTACAGAGATGATAAATCAGCATCAGAGAAGTTaacagaggaggcagggaatGCCTTTGTGATAGTGACAGTATAGGCTTACCATCCATTTGGGTAACATTGCTCTGAATAGTGACAGATTCAAACATTAGCTAGAAGCATCTGTAGTAGGACTGCTGGCCAACGTTGCAAAATCAACAGTTGACAACAGATATAACAAAGTGTCAGGAGTGGTAGCCCAGCTGATAATGTTAACTGGAAATGGAGTATGGTATGGAATGATAGGAAATCTCTGACTGGGTCATTGCGACTGTCATTGCTTCTCTGCTTGAAGATGGATTCAGTTGAGTTGTTGAATGTAACACCAGCATTCAATGGCAGTAGTGTTCAGAAATAATTATTGACATCATTTCACACAATCATGTTTCAGTATAAAGATTGATCTGGCAATGTAAAGTTTAACTTTGCAGTCTACAGCACTTGTCATTTGTTTGCCTCAAAAAAGAGGTGGGGCATGAGTTCGAGATACCTAGAATTAACATTTTGACTAATCATGAATATTTGTTAGATATGGAAATAACATTTTGACTGGTTATGATAAAATTATAGATATCAAGATTTGACATTTTAACTAGTCAAGATTGTGGGTATGTAGATATCTAGATATCCCAAATTCACATTTTTACTAGTCAGAAATTAATAGTTTGTGTCAAGAATCACCATTTCACTAGTCACAATGTCatctattttgtaatttttagatttagatttagatttagattttagatttagatttttatttcgaacatgttaaaaagacaaaaaaaacaatgaatatacacatttatatatatatatatatatgtacacatacgtaagaaaacaaaacaagaataaccaataaaattaacagtaaacgtatacaacaaattctcactaaacaacataaataaataaatattacatgtccgaaatggagtaggaagaagtaaaaTACTTATTTGGTCCTACCCCTTTGCTAAGCTTAATCAATGAACTTACTGTTTATAGTCCAACTATCCACCCCAGTATCCATCATACACAACTTAAATAATTACTTCTATGTTCATCGTCTTTATACATAATCAACTTGTAGGCGCCTATCCGGCATGTCCCAACACTCACAgcgagaaaacaaaaaaagaaaaaaaacccaaaacaaaaaacaaaacaaaaacaataacaacatcatcatcagcgAGCGTCACATTCTTGAGACAAACAAGGGCCCTTCCTCATCCCTGTACCTCGcgaaaatcatttttttgtacATCTTCTTAAACTGTTTGATATTCTTACTCTGCTTGAGTTCTACATCAAGACCATTCCACAAAGTCACCCCACAAATTGTAATACACATACTCTTAAGATTGGTACGAACACAACGTTTTTTCAGATTCAGGTTTCCTCTTAAGTTataccccccctctctgtctaaGAACATTTTTTGTATGTTGCCAGGAAGTAAATTATTTCTTGCTTTATACATTATTTGTGCAGTCTTAAATTCCACCAGATCCATGAATTTCACAGCATGTGTCTTTAAAAACAGCATGTTAGTGTGTTCACGATATCCTACATTGTTTACTATCCTTATGGCTCTTTTTTGTAGTATACATAATGAGTGTAAGGTGCTTTTGTAGGTGTTACCCCACACCTCCACACAGTAATTCAGATACGGTAATACAAGTGAACAATACAGAGTGTGCAATGCTTTATGATCCAAAATATGCCTTGTTTTTCCCAGAACTGCAACACTCCTTGCCAACTTTGCTCGCACATATTTTATATGAGGTTTCCAGCAGATTTTGTGGTCTAATATCACACCCAgaaatttattttcatatactCTTTCTATATTAACATTATCTATCAGcacttgtacgtgtgtgtttatttttcgaTTTCCAAATAGcataagtttggttttgttcaaatttaatgaTAACTTGTTTATGTCAAACCACCGTTTTAATTTACTCATTTCTGCCGTAACCACCTCCAAAAGCTGCTGCAAATTCTccccagaacaaaaaatattggtatcgtccgcaaataaaacacatttcagtatcTTTGATACCCTGCATATGTCATTtatgtacaaaataaacaatttcgGGCCTAATACTGACCCCTGTGGGACTCCACAAGTAATATCCATACATGTTGACTTGTAGTCATCTATCTGTACAAATTGTTGCCTATTTCCTATATAGCTTTTCAACCAATTCAGCACAACCCCTCTGATACCATACCTTTCCATTTTATTGAGTAATATATCATGATCAATGgtatcaaatgctttttttaaatctataaaTACTCCCACTacatacttctttttttctatacAACTAGTTATTTCTTCTATTAGCTCAATTAATGCCATAGATGTTGATCTGTTTGTTCTGAATCCATATTGATTGTCATTCAACAATTTATGCTTCTCAATAAAACTGTCTAACCTTTCAATGAATAGTTTTTCCAATACCTTAGAGAACTGGGAAAGTAAGGAAACAGGCCTATAATTAGTAAAGTGATGTCTATCCCCAGCTTTATATAATGGGATAACTTTAGCAATTTTCATTTTACCTGGAAATGTGCCCGTTTTGAAGGACAAGTTACAAATGTAAGTTAGTGGTTTTACAATGCCGTCAATGACTTTCTTGACTAGTGTCATATTAATTTCATTCCAGTCAGTAGACGTTTTATTCTTACACTTACTAACAATATCGATAATTTCCTGTTCTTCTACTGCTCTTAGAAAAATTGAGCTTGGATTTCTATCCCCATAAACATCAACAGCCCCCCCCTCTTCTGGCTGTGGGCCATTGATTTCTTCTGCCAATTTTGGTcccacatttacaaaaaaattgtTAAACCCATTAACCACATCATTCTTATTATTTATAGTCTTATCATTATCAATAAAATACTGAGGGTAACTTATGTTTGTTGATCCATTTCTAATAATGCTATTTAATGCACTCCATATGCCcttgatgttgtttttattattctctaatattttattataatattccttCTTACATATCCTCATAATATTAGTtaacttatttttatattttttatatttattttctgcatCTATAGTTCTATATTTTATGAATTCTCTATatagggtatttttttttttgcaggcatTTTGTAGTCCCTTTGTGATCCACGGCCTATCTGTATAATTTTGCTTTCTGTTGtcctgctttattggacagtttttgTCATATaatgatttgaatatttttagaaatgtttCATAGGCTTTGTCAGTATCATCTTCTTCATATACTCTTTTCCAGTTTTGTGTTAGTAATTCATCTCTAAATGCACTCATAGATTCCTCCGTTCTCACTCGCCTGTATTTAAATTTACTGACATCCTTATCCTTCCCATCGCCACAGTCATAGATCACAAAAACTGGCAAATGGTCACAATGTCatctattttgtaatttttatttccttgagtaattaaatgttaaaacggCTTGCCATAATCTGTGCTtgtgttctttattttttaagaatGAAGATATGTTTTGAATCATGACCTGGAGATGGAATGGATTTTTTGAAGGAATACTACTTTTTGAGTACTTTTAAAAATTTTATTTCTACTGGAGTCATTTTCAAAGATTTGTTACTTGAGCATTCTGGACATCAAAAATACGCTTTAAATATAGCTTTATAGATAGGATTAAAAAGGGACCACCCCTAATCAAAATATCTGCTAGCGACAAAATGAGTAATTAGCTATTTTCAGGGTACTATTttggaaaatgcagaaaatagttgatgaatacattttaacGAGTTGCTCTCAATTTTACTTGAGTACGTTTCTAGACAAGTGCACTTTGAGTAAATTTACCTGAAGCAGCAGTAATTTATAGTAACTTAGTAAAATATGTCACTAGTCTACTCATGGAAAGAACTAAGGGAGGTGTACCAAAGTATGATATATGCTACAATTAGAATTTTACTCATTTTGAAGTCATCATGACTTACATATGAAAAGTAATAACAGATATGTTTATTTTAGACATGACAGAATTCAGATATCACAATCCGAGGGGACATGTGTCCATCAGgcagaaagaaaacatgctAGTCCAAACAAAGATGGAGCCCATAACAAGATAAGAAAAATAGTGTAGTGGCACTCTCTGCAACCACCTCACACCCTCACTTCAAGTCCACTTAGAATAAATGCACACGTCTACTCTGCAAGACCGCGCAGCCAGTGAACAAATCTCCCCAATAAGATTTATTAAGGTTGAAATAATCAGATCATAAAATGACACAAGATATTTCCTACAGCTGGAAGTGCGGAGCTACGCCTGTCAGGCTCATTTTCTGGTTCCTATTAATAAACATGGGTCCAATTACACGGCAGGTCATTCCAAAACCTACATTCTGCCATTTTTCAAATAGTCTCAATGCCCATGTTTTATTTCAGAAAAAGGTCTGAAAGAAATTACTGTGATTATATGTGTTGAGTCTGCACAGTGTCTCCACTCGTGTTATTTGTAATTACTTGACCTCTTATCAGCAGTGTGCACCTCAAAACCTTTTACCTTTTTACCTAGGGAACATACATTTGTTTTTGCTAAAGATACATTTAACATAAATCTTAAGTTTTCACATTCAGTGACTGGGAATTTTGACtggtaaacatttattttcccatttgttAAATATGGTCCCCAGCACTAACATAAGCAAGTTTGttaaaatggattgagagttaTCACAAGTGCATACATTTCTATGAGGTATAGGCCTAGTCTTAAAAATAGCAACACTATCCAAGAATACAATCATaagcatttatattttttgcagaCTCTGTTACAGAcatcttcatttatttctgttgagtaacatactttaaaaaaaatcttttgtttGGGTGCGGCATGTCTGTATCAGTATCATCTGCCATCTCCGCACCCATCAAACCCCTACTGTGAAGGAGAGCGCAAATATTAACAATATTAAAGATaaaagcaacagcagcagagagcaagagcaagtGATAGGAGATAATTATGTCCCATTATCAAAAAACAGCGCTGAAGGCTAAGCCCAGAAATTAAGTGTGAGTGATGTTTAGGctgagagagatgaaaacaTCTCCCAACACAGCAACACTtgagatactgtatattaaaacCTTTCCTTTCAGAAGCAGATTTCACACCTGAAATATGCTAAAATCCTAAGACATATAAACCGGAATACATTCATTTTATGCATTGTGTATGCCTACAAGCCATTGTTGACCTGTGCCCTTAAACCAATC
Proteins encoded:
- the LOC139932999 gene encoding uncharacterized protein LOC139932999 produces the protein MAKSTTRDFFAWTDDEAELLLKVTHEYKAVKAAENIDWESSQSKYGDIFERYREHYPSPEEAMAMGKEYPHKKHEITKGQLTTKLKAIRIKYRQAVDSGRKSGHGRVVLLYFELCESIWGGSPATHAISEGIETGDVAVEAVESIASLPDTGSSSVPGGDGVAEDAVSAEMVANRRQRLDATLSGYRREKLKRKLSTHSVAQEDLDIKRRLLQRLEATDDEFVQTMGRWSSTMDRLTSNIELLVQHIVGSGTTHYMTPRSPHATHQSTYSYGHTPTRRPLQEYNSPAHGEHSSPPALNSDYRDDKSASEKLTEEAGNAFVIVTV